In Rubrivirga marina, the following are encoded in one genomic region:
- the lepB gene encoding signal peptidase I has product MPTPDRSRSSRSARRSERPPKPTFRENVWYWVKAIAAILLIRAFIGEPYRIPSESMEDTLLVGDFLIVSKLHWGPRTPETIGIPVTQIYLPGLRFPQVRLPGFTEPDRGDVVVFNYPASVDVERGTIPSTVPIERRAPYIKRLMALPGDTLAVFDKVLHVNGTPMPLAPTMKQRWTAYARGDTRPNVRQLEEMGIDLLVGSDRQAEGGGRAFDVFATPPEVEALTADPLVDRVEPFILREDVVDQTYGANPDHVPPRVVPAAGMTIRLDDTTLPIYGEAIARHEGRRLERGPDGGVLLDGAPADTYTFEQDYYMAMGDARDNSVDSRYWGFVPHSHLIGKAVFTFLSFKGEFPFVRPSRFFRPIP; this is encoded by the coding sequence GTGCCGACGCCCGACCGCTCCCGTTCGTCCCGCAGCGCCCGACGCTCCGAGCGGCCCCCCAAGCCGACGTTCCGCGAGAACGTGTGGTACTGGGTCAAGGCCATCGCGGCCATCCTCCTCATCCGGGCGTTCATCGGCGAGCCGTACCGGATCCCGTCGGAGTCCATGGAGGACACGCTCCTCGTGGGCGACTTCCTCATCGTCTCGAAGCTCCACTGGGGGCCGCGGACGCCCGAGACGATCGGGATCCCGGTGACGCAGATTTACCTGCCGGGCCTCCGCTTCCCGCAGGTCCGGCTGCCGGGCTTTACCGAGCCCGACCGCGGCGACGTCGTCGTGTTCAACTACCCGGCCTCGGTCGACGTCGAGCGGGGGACGATCCCGTCGACCGTCCCGATCGAGCGACGGGCGCCCTACATCAAGCGGCTCATGGCGCTCCCGGGCGACACCCTCGCGGTGTTCGACAAGGTCCTCCACGTCAACGGGACGCCGATGCCGCTGGCGCCCACCATGAAGCAGCGCTGGACGGCGTACGCGCGGGGCGACACGCGGCCCAACGTCCGCCAGCTCGAGGAGATGGGGATCGACCTGCTCGTCGGCAGCGACCGGCAGGCGGAGGGCGGGGGGCGCGCGTTCGACGTGTTCGCCACGCCGCCCGAGGTCGAGGCCCTCACGGCCGACCCCCTCGTCGACCGCGTCGAGCCGTTCATCCTCCGCGAGGACGTCGTGGACCAGACCTACGGCGCGAACCCCGACCACGTCCCGCCGCGCGTGGTCCCGGCCGCCGGCATGACCATCCGGCTCGACGACACGACGCTCCCGATCTACGGCGAGGCGATCGCGCGCCACGAGGGCCGCCGCCTGGAGCGCGGGCCCGACGGCGGCGTTCTCCTAGACGGTGCCCCGGCCGACACCTACACGTTCGAGCAGGACTACTACATGGCGATGGGCGACGCGCGAGACAACTCGGTCGACAGCCGGTACTGGGGCTTCGTGCCGCACTCGCACCTCATCGGGAAGGCCGTGTTCACGTTCCTCTCCTTCAAGGGCGAGTTCCCGTTCGTGCGGCCGTCGCGGTTCTTCCGGCCGATCCCGTAG
- the lepB gene encoding signal peptidase I, with amino-acid sequence MEPPSDDAPRPPEADGLGETTGTAEPLEAPMDAAAPTVETAPSPTSAASLGGWVRVVGGAVLFALVLRVLGFAAYRIPSTSMEDTLLVGDFVLISKVHYGPRVLGERLPGLDDPDRGDVMVFNYPPSLDPEIGRRTPYIKRVVGLPGDTLSIRGKTPYVGGEAVPTPRRGRRLWAFEGRIPPADSLEALGLGGRVQRAGPGRWVASATERQAERLGFSEGVESLQPYVRPGGDGSAAFPAANRFSLDEYGPVVVPARGATVRLDDASWPVVRTVIERFEGHTVERTATGFLIDGRPAETYTFGQDYYFVLGDSRDDSADSRTWGFVPFDHVIGKAVGVYFSWDDEAGRPRWERIGRGVGE; translated from the coding sequence GTGGAGCCGCCGTCCGACGACGCGCCCCGGCCCCCCGAGGCGGACGGCCTCGGGGAGACGACCGGCACGGCCGAGCCGTTGGAGGCGCCCATGGACGCCGCCGCCCCGACCGTCGAGACCGCCCCGTCGCCGACGAGCGCCGCGTCGCTCGGCGGCTGGGTCCGCGTGGTCGGGGGCGCCGTCCTCTTCGCGCTCGTCCTCCGCGTGCTCGGGTTCGCGGCCTACCGGATCCCGTCGACGTCGATGGAGGACACGCTCCTCGTGGGCGACTTCGTGCTGATCTCGAAGGTCCACTACGGCCCGCGCGTGCTCGGCGAGCGGCTCCCGGGCCTCGACGACCCCGACCGCGGCGACGTCATGGTGTTCAACTACCCGCCGAGCCTCGACCCGGAGATCGGGCGGCGGACGCCCTACATCAAGCGCGTCGTGGGACTCCCGGGCGACACGCTCTCGATCCGCGGGAAGACGCCCTACGTAGGCGGCGAGGCCGTGCCGACGCCGCGCCGTGGCCGGCGCCTCTGGGCCTTCGAGGGGCGGATCCCGCCGGCCGACTCGTTGGAGGCGCTCGGGCTGGGAGGCCGCGTTCAGCGGGCGGGGCCGGGCCGGTGGGTGGCCTCGGCGACCGAGCGCCAAGCCGAGCGGCTCGGGTTCTCGGAGGGCGTCGAGTCGCTCCAGCCGTACGTCCGCCCGGGCGGCGACGGGAGCGCGGCGTTCCCGGCCGCCAACCGGTTCAGCCTCGACGAGTACGGCCCGGTCGTGGTGCCCGCGCGGGGCGCGACGGTCCGCCTCGACGACGCCTCGTGGCCGGTCGTGCGGACGGTCATCGAGCGGTTCGAGGGCCACACCGTCGAGCGGACGGCGACGGGGTTTTTGATCGACGGCCGCCCGGCGGAGACGTACACGTTCGGGCAGGACTACTACTTCGTCCTCGGCGACAGCCGCGACGACTCGGCCGACAGCCGGACGTGGGGGTTCGTCCCGTTCGACCACGTCATCGGGAAGGCCGTCGGGGTGTACTTCTCGTGGGACGACGAGGCGGGGCGCCCGCGGTGGGAGCGGATCGGGCGCGGGGTGGGGGAGTAG
- a CDS encoding DUF6030 family protein — translation MASPHIKYLALVAAMMFAVFVSCASPDDQVPAPKAPMSEPSETETSAAEVGHSAFAEPERLCLALEDEGLPPALSPTWKRFEGDTKYSCVADDLEVTPGGYNYVGDVPNVIEYYAESDTADRVDLFSLTASIFNEQQAGPVVSRFQELTQTLFERLNLPMPDGLSAAIDRGQSDTFNMEYGTVALTRESYNMGHGLVVRVDRAE, via the coding sequence ATGGCCTCTCCTCACATAAAGTATCTAGCACTCGTTGCCGCGATGATGTTCGCGGTTTTTGTCAGCTGTGCCTCGCCGGACGATCAGGTGCCAGCCCCGAAAGCGCCGATGTCCGAGCCTTCCGAAACGGAAACCTCTGCGGCGGAGGTGGGGCACTCGGCCTTCGCTGAACCTGAACGTCTGTGCCTCGCATTGGAGGACGAGGGGCTTCCACCTGCGCTCTCGCCTACTTGGAAGCGGTTTGAGGGCGACACCAAGTATTCCTGCGTCGCGGACGACCTCGAAGTGACGCCGGGCGGCTACAACTACGTCGGTGACGTCCCGAACGTGATTGAGTACTACGCCGAGTCTGACACGGCAGACCGCGTGGACCTGTTCAGTTTGACGGCGAGCATCTTCAACGAGCAACAGGCAGGCCCGGTAGTGTCTCGCTTTCAGGAGTTGACCCAGACCCTCTTCGAGCGGCTCAATCTCCCGATGCCTGACGGACTCTCCGCCGCGATTGATCGGGGCCAGTCCGACACCTTCAACATGGAGTATGGGACGGTGGCGCTTACCCGCGAGTCTTACAACATGGGGCACGGGCTGGTGGTAAGAGTTGATAGGGCGGAGTAG
- a CDS encoding DUF433 domain-containing protein, producing the protein MDRQQIVTRDPEVMNGALVFAGTRVPVEILIQHLAAGDSIDKFLDDFPSVSREQTVGYLEMTLHEAEAA; encoded by the coding sequence ATGGACCGCCAGCAGATCGTTACCCGCGACCCCGAGGTCATGAACGGCGCCCTCGTCTTCGCCGGGACCCGCGTGCCCGTCGAGATCCTGATCCAGCATCTCGCGGCCGGCGACAGCATCGACAAGTTCCTGGATGACTTCCCCTCGGTCAGCCGTGAGCAGACGGTCGGCTACCTCGAGATGACGCTGCACGAGGCCGAGGCGGCGTGA
- a CDS encoding DUF5615 family PIN-like protein, with amino-acid sequence MRALLDENIPRALIRLFAPEVDAWTVPQCGWSGLTNGRLLTTASAEFDVFITTDQGIPHQQNLSRYEIGIVLMEARSNRFEDLAPLVPEVKARVGSVAPGTVLRVAV; translated from the coding sequence GTGAGAGCGCTGTTGGACGAGAACATACCGAGGGCGCTTATCCGGTTGTTCGCGCCCGAGGTCGACGCGTGGACGGTCCCGCAGTGCGGCTGGAGCGGGCTGACGAACGGGAGGCTACTCACCACCGCGTCGGCGGAGTTCGATGTGTTCATCACGACGGACCAGGGTATCCCGCACCAACAGAACCTGAGCCGGTACGAGATCGGGATCGTGCTGATGGAGGCCAGAAGCAACCGCTTCGAGGATCTCGCGCCGCTAGTGCCGGAGGTGAAAGCACGGGTCGGGTCGGTCGCTCCGGGCACCGTGCTCCGCGTGGCCGTGTAG
- a CDS encoding type II toxin-antitoxin system RelE/ParE family toxin: MADVVWTPRAYADLEAIGDYHALTSPGYAEALVRRLLRATDRLGTFPESGRVVPEIGDDSMREVIHRNYRIVYMMLSDEERVEVLTVFHASRQFGSASGDADP, encoded by the coding sequence ATGGCGGACGTAGTCTGGACTCCGAGGGCATATGCAGACCTGGAGGCGATCGGCGACTACCACGCCCTGACGTCGCCGGGCTATGCGGAAGCCCTCGTCCGAAGACTCCTGCGTGCGACGGACCGGCTTGGGACATTTCCCGAGTCCGGCCGCGTCGTGCCTGAGATCGGTGACGACAGCATGCGCGAGGTGATCCATCGCAACTACCGCATCGTCTACATGATGTTGTCGGACGAGGAGCGGGTCGAGGTTCTGACCGTGTTCCACGCGTCGCGCCAGTTCGGATCGGCGTCGGGCGACGCCGATCCGTAA